A genome region from Crossiella equi includes the following:
- a CDS encoding C40 family peptidase, which produces MTVGVATLMSAQPALAAPADPVTPPPPPPVPAPAPAPDADALAAQALDRVADAQRRRDAVAAGVAKVEHALRTGEVPAARALLTALTRLCAQAVPEPQAVEALPGWAGVVTESADRLQREHLRQRAELCTGLPELDKRLAEAVLRQRVDRVAASMPTLRAGTRDTDAVAQVKTMLNGALGAKLSPVNPSYGPSTTAAVRAFQAAKGLPVTGRVDRLTWRELFVAHGGVPATGFAFGPARAPSERAALAVRAALTQLGLPYEWGAVKPGESFDCSGLTSWAYRQAGVTLPRHSTHQAIGSPVTRENLRPGDLIVWEGHVAMYVDRGRMIEAGDPIRLTAVRTTNVGMPFLGFFRPTA; this is translated from the coding sequence ATGACCGTCGGAGTGGCCACGCTGATGTCGGCCCAGCCCGCGCTGGCCGCACCCGCGGACCCCGTCACGCCGCCGCCCCCACCGCCCGTTCCAGCGCCCGCGCCCGCACCGGACGCGGACGCCCTGGCCGCGCAGGCGCTGGACCGGGTCGCGGACGCCCAGCGCCGCCGGGACGCCGTCGCGGCCGGGGTGGCCAAGGTCGAGCACGCGCTGCGCACCGGGGAGGTGCCCGCCGCGCGGGCCCTGCTCACCGCGCTGACCAGGCTGTGCGCGCAGGCGGTACCGGAGCCGCAGGCGGTGGAGGCGCTGCCCGGGTGGGCCGGGGTGGTCACCGAGTCGGCGGACCGGTTGCAGCGGGAGCACCTGCGACAGCGCGCCGAGCTGTGCACGGGCCTGCCGGAGCTGGACAAGCGGCTGGCCGAGGCGGTGCTGCGGCAGCGGGTGGACCGGGTGGCCGCGTCCATGCCCACGTTGCGCGCCGGTACCCGGGACACCGACGCGGTCGCGCAGGTCAAGACCATGCTCAACGGTGCGCTGGGGGCGAAGCTGTCGCCGGTGAACCCCTCCTACGGGCCGTCCACGACCGCGGCGGTGCGGGCGTTCCAGGCGGCCAAGGGGCTGCCGGTGACCGGGCGGGTGGACCGCCTGACCTGGCGTGAGCTGTTCGTCGCGCACGGCGGGGTGCCCGCGACCGGGTTCGCGTTCGGGCCCGCGCGGGCCCCTTCGGAGCGGGCGGCGCTGGCGGTGCGGGCGGCGTTGACGCAGCTCGGGCTGCCGTACGAGTGGGGCGCGGTCAAGCCCGGCGAGAGCTTCGACTGCTCCGGGCTGACCAGCTGGGCCTACCGGCAGGCGGGCGTGACCCTGCCCCGGCACTCCACCCACCAGGCGATCGGCTCGCCCGTGACCAGGGAGAACCTGCGGCCGGGCGATCTGATCGTGTGGGAGGGCCACGTGGCCATGTACGTGGACCGGGGCAGGATGATCGAGGCGGGCGACCCGATCCGGCTCACCGCGGTGCGCACCACGAACGTGGGCATGCCCTTCCTCGGGTTCTTCCGGCCCACCGCTTAG
- the prcB gene encoding proteasome subunit beta, whose product MADSSFLRHLRAEAPHLLPWHSLPTSPVTAPHGTTVLALVFDGGVVMAGDRRATAGHLIAQRDLAKVRQADEYSVVAFAGTVGIAVELVRLFQVELEHYEKIEGVSLTLEGKANQLNSMVKANFGLARAGLVAIPLYAGYDLDRGIGRIFSYEVIGGRTEEHRYAAEGSGSLFAKGTLKKLYREDLTEAQAARACFEALYDAADDDTATGGPDVQRRIYPQLAVVTADGFRWYGEDETESLARTVVDARADRPGGPGAV is encoded by the coding sequence ATGGCCGACTCCTCGTTCCTCCGGCACCTCCGGGCCGAGGCGCCCCACCTGCTGCCCTGGCACAGCCTGCCGACCTCGCCGGTCACGGCCCCGCACGGCACCACCGTGCTGGCCCTGGTCTTCGACGGCGGGGTGGTCATGGCGGGTGACCGCCGGGCCACCGCCGGGCACCTGATCGCGCAGCGTGACCTGGCCAAGGTCCGGCAGGCCGACGAGTACTCGGTCGTGGCGTTCGCGGGCACCGTGGGCATCGCGGTGGAGCTGGTGCGGCTGTTCCAGGTGGAGCTGGAGCACTACGAGAAGATCGAGGGCGTGTCGCTGACGCTGGAGGGCAAGGCCAACCAGCTGAACTCGATGGTGAAGGCCAACTTCGGGCTGGCGCGGGCCGGGCTGGTGGCCATCCCGCTCTACGCCGGGTACGACCTGGACCGCGGGATCGGGCGGATCTTCAGCTACGAGGTGATCGGCGGGCGGACCGAGGAACACCGGTACGCCGCCGAGGGCTCGGGCTCGCTGTTCGCCAAGGGCACGCTGAAGAAGCTCTACCGCGAGGACCTGACCGAGGCCCAGGCCGCGCGGGCGTGCTTCGAGGCGCTGTACGACGCGGCCGACGACGACACCGCGACCGGCGGCCCGGACGTGCAACGGCGGATCTACCCGCAGCTGGCCGTGGTCACCGCGGACGGCTTCCGCTGGTACGGCGAGGACGAGACGGAGTCGTTGGCGCGCACCGTCGTCGACGCCCGGGCGGACAGGCCGGGCGGACCGGGCGCGGTCTGA
- a CDS encoding nitroreductase/quinone reductase family protein: MDFNKQVIEEFRANHGRVGGYFEGARLLLITTTGARSGRKHTNPVGYYPDADGRNMVIGSAGGAPKHPDWFHNLVANPVVTVEDGVFTYDAKATVLTGAARDEAFARAVEADAGWAEYQAKTSRVIPVVMLEAVSGGPPNASSPGEALVLVHNAFRRELELIRSEFARSGRTLGVQLRINCLVLCQGLSNHHTGEDRALFPMIEQRYPEAAPVVDRLRREHGRISELVEELRGVLDGGQGDARAEVDRLTRELERHLDYEEAQLLPLLG; the protein is encoded by the coding sequence ATGGATTTCAACAAGCAGGTCATCGAGGAGTTCCGCGCCAACCACGGCCGCGTCGGCGGCTACTTCGAGGGTGCGCGGCTGCTGCTCATCACCACCACCGGCGCGCGCAGCGGTCGCAAGCACACCAACCCCGTGGGGTACTACCCCGACGCGGACGGCCGGAACATGGTCATCGGCTCCGCCGGGGGAGCACCGAAGCACCCCGACTGGTTCCACAACCTGGTGGCCAACCCCGTGGTGACGGTGGAGGACGGCGTCTTCACCTACGACGCCAAGGCCACCGTGCTCACCGGGGCCGCCCGGGACGAGGCCTTCGCCCGTGCGGTCGAGGCCGACGCGGGCTGGGCGGAGTACCAGGCCAAGACGAGCCGGGTCATCCCCGTCGTCATGCTGGAGGCGGTGTCCGGCGGCCCGCCCAACGCCTCCAGCCCGGGAGAGGCGTTGGTGTTGGTGCACAACGCCTTCCGGCGCGAGCTCGAACTCATCCGGAGTGAGTTCGCCCGGTCCGGGCGCACGCTCGGCGTGCAGCTGCGCATCAACTGCCTCGTGCTGTGCCAGGGCCTGAGCAACCACCACACCGGTGAGGACCGCGCGCTGTTCCCCATGATCGAACAGCGCTACCCGGAGGCCGCGCCCGTGGTGGACCGGCTGCGCCGGGAGCACGGGCGGATCTCCGAACTGGTCGAGGAGCTGCGCGGTGTGCTGGACGGAGGTCAGGGCGACGCGCGGGCCGAGGTCGACCGCCTGACCCGCGAGCTGGAGCGGCACCTCGACTACGAGGAGGCGCAGCTCCTGCCGCTGCTCGGCTGA